CTGTTCGCGGTATTCTCCGTAGACCTGCCGGAACACGTCGCAGATCTCGCCGACGGTGACGCGGGCCCGGACGGCGTCGACGATCGCCGGCATCGTCTCGGCGCCCGTATCTGCGGCGCGCCGCAGCGCGTCCAGCGCCCGGCGGGCCGCCGCCTGGTCGCGGGCGGCGCGGGTGCGGTGAACCCGGTCGATCTGCCGGCGCTCGACGTCCGGATCGATCCGGAGCTTCGGGATCGGGACCGCCTCGCGGTCGGCGAATTCGTTGACGCCGACGACGAGTTTTTCGCGTCGCTCGAGCTGCTGCTGGTAGCGGTAACTGGCGTCGGCGATCTCGCGCATCGGGTACCCCTGCTCGATCGCGGCCAGCATGCCGCCCATCTCGTCGATCGTCCGGATATAGGACGCCGCCTCGGCCTCGAGGCGGTCGGTCAACGCCTCGAGGAAGTAGGCGCCGCCGGCGGGGTCCACGGTGTTCGTGACCCCGGTCTCGTGGGCGATGATCTGCTGCGTCCGCAGCGCGAGCGTCGCCGCCTCCTCGGTCGGCAGCGCGTAGGTCTCGTCCAGCGAGTTGGTGTGAAGCGACTGGCAGCCGCCGAGCACCGCCGCCAGCGCCTGCAGCGCCGTGCGCACGATGTTGTTTTGCGGTTGCTGGGCGGTGAGGCTGACGCCGGCCGTTTGCGCGTGCGTCCGGAGCATCAGCGACCTGGGGTTGCGCGCGCCGAACCGCTCGCGCATGATCCGGGCCCACATCCGGCGGGCGGCCCGGAACTTGGCGATCTCTTCGAAGAAGTCGCTGTGGACGTCGAAGAAGAACGACAGCCGCGGCGCGAACGCATCCACCTCGAGGCCGGCCTCGATGCCGGCCTGCACGTACGCGATCCCGTCGGCCAGCGTGAAGGCGAGCTCCTGGACCGCGGTGGCGCCCGCCTCCCGAATGTGGTAGCCGCTGATGCTGATGGTGTTCCAGCGGGGCAGCTCCCGGGTGCCGTACACCATGATGTCTTGGACCAGCTTCATGCTCGGCC
This is a stretch of genomic DNA from bacterium. It encodes these proteins:
- a CDS encoding methylmalonyl-CoA mutase family protein; its protein translation is PSMKLVQDIMVYGTRELPRWNTISISGYHIREAGATAVQELAFTLADGIAYVQAGIEAGLEVDAFAPRLSFFFDVHSDFFEEIAKFRAARRMWARIMRERFGARNPRSLMLRTHAQTAGVSLTAQQPQNNIVRTALQALAAVLGGCQSLHTNSLDETYALPTEEAATLALRTQQIIAHETGVTNTVDPAGGAYFLEALTDRLEAEAASYIRTIDEMGGMLAAIEQGYPMREIADASYRYQQQLERREKLVVGVNEFADREAVPIPKLRIDPDVERRQIDRVHRTRAARDQAAARRALDALRRAADTGAETMPAIVDAVRARVTVGEICDVFRQVYGEYREQAVL